The following proteins are encoded in a genomic region of Carettochelys insculpta isolate YL-2023 chromosome 34, ASM3395843v1, whole genome shotgun sequence:
- the MINK1 gene encoding misshapen-like kinase 1 isoform X8: MADPAPARSLDDIDLSALRDPAGIFELVEVVGNGTYGQVYKGRHVKTGQLAAIKVMDVTEDEEEEIKQEINMLKKYSHHRNIATYYGAFVKKSPPGNDDQLWLVMEFCGAGSVTDLVKNTKGNALKEDCIAYICREILRGLAHLHAHKVIHRDIKGQNVLLTENAEVKLVDFGVSAQLDRTVGRRNTFIGTPYWMAPEVIACDENPDATYDYRSDIWSLGITAIEMAEGAPPLCDMHPMRALFLIPRNPPPKLKSKKWSKKFIDFIDTCLIKAYLNRPPTEQLLKCPFIRDQPTERQVRIQLKDHIDRSRKKRGEKDETEYEYSGSEEEDNGHGEEGEPSSIMNVPGESTLRREFLRLQQENKGHSEAALKQQQLAAQHRDSEAHVQHLLHQRQRRIEEQKQERRRVEEQQRREREQRRLEDMQVLRREEERRQAEREQEYKRKQLEEQRQSERLQRQLQQEHAYLRSLQHQQQQQQQQQGALGRGDKPLYHYSRSAHAADKPAWAREVEERTRLNKQSSPAAQTKLGSTVSDPALQTRSESVSLGSGPTSQTPPMQRPVEPQEGQHKSHLAHRVPLKPYAAPVPRSQSLQDQPSKNVAAFPVQDPTTPAPARAAIIRQNSDPTSETPGPADAPRGPWGRAETEAPPKVPQRTSSIATALNTSGVGGSSRQSHAVRASNPDLRRSDPGWERPSSSIDLPQAGSLERNRLGAASKRDSSPILPPVSKPKAEDHRSRPGRPASYKRAIGENLVLLKERPEEPLRPPKKAMDYSSSSEELDSSEEEEEEGEAPAGGVEPAGSRHSGDGDTDSVSTMVVHELDEPAGSGSETSSYGGHGTLLVQRTPEEERSLLHADSNGYPNLPDVVQPSHSPTEAKGQAGSPAKESTSEYQSRGLVKAPGKSSFTMFVDLGIYQSAGTGDSIPLTALVGADPSQLEQLKLEVRKGSVVNVNPTNTRPHSDTPEIRKYKKRFNSEILCAALWGVNLLVGTESGLLLLDRSGQGKVYGLISRRRFQQMDVLEGLNLLTTISGKRNKLRVYYLSWLRNKILHNDPEVEKKQGWTTVGDMEGCVHYRVVKYERIKFLVIALKSSVEVYAWAPKPYHKFMAFKSFADLPHRPLLVELTVEEGQRLKVIYGSCAGFHAIDVDSGNTYDIYIPVHIQTHITPHAIIFLPQTEGVEMLLCYEDEGVYVNTYGRIIKDVVLQWGEMPTSVAYICSNQIMGWGEKAIEIRSVETGHLDGVFMHKRAQRLKFLCERNDKVFFASVRSGGSSQVYFMTLNRNCIMNW; encoded by the exons GACCCCGCTGGCATATTCGAactggtggaggtggtggggaacGGGACGTATGGCCAGGTCTACAAG ggCCGCCACGTCAAGACGGGGCAGCTGGCAGCCATCAAGGTGATGGACGTCACGGAG GACGAGGAGGAAGAGATTAAGCAGGAGATCAACATGCTGAAGAAATACTCCCACCACCGAAACATCGCCACCTACTACGGGGCCTTCGTGAAGAAGAGCCCCCCCGGGAACGACGACCAGCTCTGG ctggtGATGGAGttctgcggggctggctccgtcACAGACCTGGTCAAGAACACCAAGGGCAACGCACTCAAGGAGGACTGTATCGCCTACATCTGCCGGGAGATCCTGCGG GGCCTGGCGCACCTGCACGCCCACAAGGTGATCCACCGGGACATCAAGGGGCAGAACGTGCTGCTGACGGAGAACGCGGAGGTGAAGCTGG tgGACTTTGGGGTGAGCGCCCAGCTGGACCGGACAGTGGGGCGCAGGAACACCTTCATCGGCACCCCCTACTGGATGGCCCCGGAGGTGATCGCCTGTGACGAGAACCCTGACGCCACCTACGACTACAGG AGCGACATCTGGTCCCTGGGAATCACTGCGATTGAGATGGCCGAGGGTGCACCAC CGCTGTGCGACATGCACCCCATGCGAGCGCTCTTCCTCATCCCCCGCAACCCACCGCCCAAGCTCAAATCCAAGAAATG GTCGAAGAAGTTCATCGACTTCATCGACACCTGCCTGATCAAGGCGTACCTCAACCGCCCGCCCACCGAGCAGCTGCTGAAATGCCCCTTCATCCGCGACCAGCCCACCGAGCGCCAGGTGCGCATCCAGCTCAAGGACCACATCGACCGCTCCCGCAAGAAGAGAGGGGAGAAGG ATGAGACGGAGTACGAGTACAGCGGCAGCGAGGAGGAGGACAATggccatggggaggaaggggagcccAG ctccatcaTGAACGTTCCGGGGGAGTCGACGCTGCGGCGGGAGTTCCTGCGCCTGCAGCAGGAGAACAAGGGCCACTCGGAGGCGGCactcaagcagcagcagctggcggcCCAGCACCGCGACTCCGAGGCCCACgtccagcacctgctgcaccagcGCCAGCGCCGCATCGAGGAGCAGAAGCAGGAGCGGCGCCGCGTGGAGGAG cagcagcggcGGGAGCGGGAGCAGCGGCGGCTGGAGGACATGCAGGTGCTGCGGCGGGAGGAGGAACGCCGGCAGGCTGAGCGTGAGCAG GAGTACAAGCggaagcagctggaggagcagcggcaGTCGGAGCGACTCcagcggcagctgcagcaggagcacgcCTACCTGCGctccctgcagcaccagcagcagcagcagcagcagcagcaaggggcgCTGGGCCGCGGCGACAAGCCCCTGTACCACTACAGCCGCAGCGCCCACGCTGCCGACAAGCCCGCCTGGGCCCGGGAG GTGGAGGAGCGCACGCGGCTGAACAAGCAGAGCTCTCCAGCTGCGCAGACCAAGCTGGGCAGCACCGTGTCAGACCCAGCCCTGCAGACGCGCTCGGAGTCGGTGTCCCTGGGCTCTGGCCCCACAAGCCAGACGCCCCCCATGCAGCGCCCCGTCGAGCCGCAGGAGGGGCAGCACaag AGCCACCTGGCCCACCGCGTGCCGCTGAAGCCCTACGCCGCGCCGGTGCCGCGCTCCCAGTCCCTGCAGGACCAGCCCAGCAAGAACGTGGCGGCCTTCCCCGTGCAGGACCCCACCACGCCCGCGCCAGCCCGTGCCGCCATCATCCGCCAGAACTCGGACCCCACCTCGGAGACGCCGGGCCCTGCCGACGCTCCCCGGGGGCCCTGGGGCCGCGCCGAGACCGAGGCTCCCCCCAAG gtGCCGCAGCGAACCTCGTCCATCGCCACGGCGCTCAACACCAGCGGGGTTGGCGGCAGCAGTCGGCAGAGCCACGCCGTGAGAGCCAG CAACCCAGACCTGCGGCGCAGCGACCCTGGCTGGGAGCGACCCTCGAGCAGCATCgacctgccccaggctggctccctGGAACGCAACCGTCTTGGGG CCGCCTCAAAGAGGGACAgctcccccatcctgcccccggTGAGCAAGCCCAAGGCAGAGGATCACCGCTCGCGCCCCGGCCGGCCTGCG AGCTATAAACGCGCCATCGGCgag aactTGGTGCTGCTGAAGGAGCGGCCAGAGGAGCCCCTGCGGCCCCCCAAGAAGGCGATGGACTACTCCTCCTCCAGTGAGGAGCTGGACAgcagcgaggaggaggaggaggagggcgagGCCCCAGCCGGGGGCGTGgagccagctggcagcag gcacaGTGGGGACGGCGACACGGACAGCGTGAGCACCATGGTGGTGCACGAGCTGGACGAGCCGGCGGGGAGCGGATCGGAGACCAGCTCCTACGGCGGCCATGGCACCTTGCTGGTGCAGCGG ACCCCCGAGGAGGAGCGCAGCCTGCTGCATGCCGACAGCAACGGCTACCCCAACCTGCCAGACGTGGTGCAGCCCAGCCACTCGCCCACCGAGGCCAAGGGCCAGGCCGGCTCCCCCGCCaaggagagcaccagtgag TATCAGTCGCGGGGGCTGGTGAAGGCCCCTGGTAAAAGCTCCTTCACCATGTTTGTGGACCTGGGCATCTACCAGAGCGCCGGCACCGGGGACAGCATCCCTCTCACCG CGCTGGTGGGGGCCgaccccagccagctggagcagctgaagcTGGAGGTGCGCAAGGGCTCGGTGGTTAACGTGAACCCCACCAACACGCGGCCCCACAGCGACACCCCCGAGATCCGCAAGTACAAGAAGCGCTTCAACTCGGAGATCCTCTGCGCAGCCCTGTGGG gCGTGAACCTGCTGGTGGGCACGGAGagcgggctgctgctgctggaccgCAGTGGGCAGGGAAAGGTGTACGGGCTGATCAGCCGCCGGCGCTTCCAGCAGATGGACGTGCTGGAGGGACTCAACTTGCTCACCACCATCTCGG GCAAGCGCAACAAGCTGCGGGTCTACTACCTGTCCTGGCTGCGCAACAAGATCCTTCACAACGACCCCGAGGTGGAGAAGAAACAGGGCTGGACCACCGTGGGGGACATGGAGGGCTGTGTCCACTACCGCGTGG TGAAGTACGAGCGCATCAAGTTCCTGGTCATCGCCCTCAAGAGCTCGGTGGAGGTGTACGCCTGGGCCCCCAAGCCCTACCACAAGTTCATGGCCTTCAAG TCCTTCGCTGACCTGCCGCATCGCCCCCTGCTGGTGGAGCTgacggtggaggaggggcagcggCTGAAGGTGATCTATGGGTCCTGTGCCGGGTTTCACGCCATCGACGTCGACTCTGGGAACACCTATGACATCTACATCCCTGTGCAC ATCCAGACTCACATCACACCCCACGCCATCATCTTCCTGCCCCAGACGGAGGGGGTGGAGATGCTGCTCTGCTACGAGGACGAGGGCGTCTATGTCAACACCTACGGCCGCATCATCAAGGACGTGGTGCTGCAGTGGGGCGAGATGCCCACCTCCGTGG CTTACATCTGCTCCAACCAGATCATGGGCTGGGGTGAGAAGGCCATTGAGATCCGCTCAGTGGAGACGGGCCATCTGGATGGCGTCTTCATGCACAAGCGGGCACAGCGCCTCAAGTTCCTCTGCGAGCGCAATGACAAG GTTTTCTTTGCCTCCGTGCGctcagggggcagcagccaggttTACTTCATGACACTAAACAGAAACTGCATCATGAACTGGTAA